A region of Lycium barbarum isolate Lr01 chromosome 3, ASM1917538v2, whole genome shotgun sequence DNA encodes the following proteins:
- the LOC132632336 gene encoding bidirectional sugar transporter N3-like, which produces MAGMSGHWAFAFGVLGNIISFVVFLSPIPTFYKIYKKKSTEGYQSIPYVVALFSSMLWIYYAFLKTNTTLLITINSFGVFIETIYVGFYLFYAPKKAKVQTVKMLLLSVVGGFGAIILVTQFLFKGDVRGQVVGWICLVFSLCVFVAPLGIVRQVIKTKSVEYMPLLLSVFLTLSAVAWFFYGLFLKDINIAAPNILGFIFGVLQMVLYAIYSKKEKNILKEQKLPEIQKPEVIVKNENMNANKKLPELTQEQIIDIVKLGLLVCSDKVQVATCPHDTNCGVKAANKLENMPKLQTVAT; this is translated from the exons GTAACATCATCTCGTTCGTTGTGTTCCTTTCTCCAAT ACCCACGTTTTATAAGATTTACAAGAAGAAATCAACAGAAGGGTATCAATCAATTCCATACGTGGTTGCTCTCTTCAGTTCAATGCTTTGGATATACTATGCTTTCCTGAAGACAAACACGACTCTTCTAATCACTATAAACTCCTTCGGTGTCTTTATCGAAACTATCTATGTTGGTTTCTACCTTTTCTACGCACCAAAGAAGGCCAAG GTCCAAACTGTGAAGATGCTCTTATTATCAGTGGTTGGTGGATTTGGTGCAATTATCCTTGTTACTCAGTTTCTGTTCAAAGGGGATGTTCGTGGGCAAGTGGTTGGATGGATTTGCCTGGTGTTTTCATTGTGTGTGTTTGTAGCTCCCTTAGGCATTGTG AGACAAGTAATCAAAACAAAGAGTGTGGAATACATGCCACTTCTCCTATCAGTTTTTCTCACATTAAGTGCCGTCGCGTGGTTCTTCTATGGTCTTTTTCTAAAGGACATTAACATAGCT GCTCCAAATATATTGGGATTCATCTTTGGTGTACTCCAAATGGTGCTCTATGCAATATACAGCAAGAAGGAGAAGAACATCTTAAAGGAGCAGAAACTTCCAGAGATACAAAAGCCTGAAGTCATTGTGAAGAATGAGAACATGAATGCTAATAAGAAGCTTCCAGAACTCACACAGGAACAGATTATTGATATAGTGAAGCTGGGTTTGCTGGTTTGTTCAGATAAAGTACAGGTAGCCACGTGTCCGCATGATACTAATTGTGGAGTTAAAGCAGCTAACAAACTAGAAAACATGCCCAAGCTGCAAACTGTGGCAACCTAG